One Clupea harengus chromosome 3, Ch_v2.0.2, whole genome shotgun sequence DNA window includes the following coding sequences:
- the LOC105895586 gene encoding myosin-2 heavy chain-like, whose translation MAISRMAESEKRKWEERRIREEERQTEVEWKRIEAERSKVEEMKLTERIELEILRKKRKVGEEKQRGKEAIERGKDAIRKKALEKERGSIEKERVKLMEEKRAVEEMKARVDQDRLEIEEIKLRETQQRELEYVNRKKELEGEKRKADAKRERMREEMEKGLKEVEVQKEKLEENEMRLREKLAKKKEKVLMRKKELEDECQKIETEKRRVEEELKAVQEKVNLLKAQLLEGKRKMEMQRNEEGMSKSRVEQEWKMLEMEKKRMEEKMEMERKEVEAQRLHLQEKERKLKEDVTMKKEKNASKKKEVEEGWKNIEAERKTENERMTSRKKEVEDKWKKIETERRTMEERIKSEVNKVEIQRQRLLRMEKENWDRKEPKPEACNNDSPGKCDESRDRQETKPNKNMNVEECTQDKTVGQKNNDSKESETRKAPKMQVEGTVTENEHEKDVDNSPWDSDESERKVTTEKEEAKLIQKNKEKVKMQDTDFGINDKDNMEDKMEMEMKEVEAQRLHLQEKERKLKEDVTMKKEKHASKMKEVEEGWKNIEAERKTENERMTSRKKEVEDKWKKIDTEKRRVEEELKAVQEKVNLLKAQLLEDKRKMEMQRNEEGMSKSRVEQEWKILEMEKKRMEEKMEMERKEVEAQRLHLQEKERKLKEDVTMKEEKDASKMKEVEEGWKNIEAERKTENERMTSRKKEVEDEWKKIETERRTMEERIETEVNKVEMQRQRLLKMEKENWDRKEPKPEACNNDSPGKCDESRDRQETKPNKNMNVEECTQDKTVGQKNNDRKESEKRKAPKMQVEGTVTENEHEKDVDNSPWDSDESDSKLIPLKKTTLKKKRTCKGQIMDMDNGIKNESLLEKKGQVLMEAEKRADAAEQDDDDSPWDSDESERKVTTEKEEAKLIQKNKEKVKMQDTDFGINDKDNMEDKMEMEMKEVEAQRLHLQEKERKLKEDVTMKEEKDASKMKEVEEGWKNIEAERKTENERMTSRKKEVEDEWKKIETEKRRVEEELKAVQEKVNLLKAQLLEGKRKMEMQRNEEGMSKSRVEQEWKILEMEKKRMEEKMEMERKEVEAQRLHLQEKERKLKEDVTMKEEKDASKMKEVEEGWKNIEAERKTENERMTSRKKEVEDEWKKIETERRTMEERIESEVNKVEMQRNEEGMSKSRVEQEWKILEMEKKRMEDKMEMERKEVEAQRLHLQEKERKLKEDVTMKEEKDTSKMKEVEEGWKNIEAERKTENERMTSRKKEVEDEWKKIETERRTMEERIETEVNKVEIQRNEEGMSKSRVEQEWKILEMEKKRMEEKMEMERKEVEAQRLHLQEKERKLKEDVTMKEEKDASKMKEVEEGWKNIEAERKTENERMTSRKKEVEDEWKKIETERRTMEERIESEVNKVEIQRQRLLKMEKENWDRKEPKPEACNNDSPGKCDENYSRDRQETKPNKNMNVEECSQDKTVGQKNNDRKESEKRKAPKMQVEGTVTENEHEKDVDNSPWDSDESDSKLIPLKKTTLKKKRTCKGKIMDMDNGIKNESLLEEKGQVHMEAEKRADAAEQDDDDSPWDSDESERKVTTEKEEAKLIQKNKEKVKMQDTDFGINDKDNTVEEENKDEDEDELDYDAMWKEVEEADDRMKREAARRSQLSTKTGPTETPEKEDVDLSSPKGMTGKQIETAKATCSSPNVIVRKQLVPPIEEENKNQDEEDPHYDEMRREIEEVEKRMKQNKKSTK comes from the exons ATGGCAATATCAAGAATGGCTGAAAGTGAGAAGAGaaaatgggaggagaggaggataagggaggaagaaagacaaaCTGAGGTGGAGTGGAAAAGGATTGAGGCAGAGAGAAGCAAAGTGGAAGAAATGAAATTGACAGAGAGAATTGAGCTGGAGATCCTGAGGAAGAAAAGGAAGGTGGGAGAGGAaaagcagagagggaaggaagccATCGAGAGGGGAAAGGACGCAATAAGAAAGAAGGCTCTTGAAAAGGAGAGGGGAAGcattgaaaaagagagagtgaaactgatggaggagaagagggcgGTAGAGGAAATGAAGGCTAGAGTTGACCAAGATAGACTGGAGATTGAAGAAATAAAGCTAAGAGAGACTCAACAAAGAGAGCTAGAATATgtgaacagaaagaaagagttggAGGGTGAGAAAAGAAAGGCtgatgcaaagagagagagaatgagggaagaaatggagaaaggtctgaaggaggtggaggtgcaGAAAGAGAAACTTGAAGAAAACGAGATGAGGCTCAGGGAGAAGTTagcaaagaagaaagagaaggttctcatgagaaagaaagagttggAGGATGAATGTCAAaaaattgaaactgaaaaaaggaGAGTTGAAGAGGAATTGAAGGCGGTGCAGGAGAAAGTGAATCTCCTGAAAGCACAACTGCTGGAGGgcaaaagaaagatggagatgcAGAGAAATGAGGAGGGAATGAGCAAGTCAAGGGTGGAGCAAGAGTGGAAGATGCttgagatggagaaaaagagaatggaggagaaaatggagatggagaggaaagaggtgGAGGCTCAGAGACTGCACctgcaagagaaggagagaaagctcAAGGAGGACGTGACaatgaagaaagagaagaacgcctcaaaaaagaaagaggttgAGGAAGGATGGAAAAATATTGAGGCAGAGAGGAAAACTGAAAATGAGAGGATGACATCCAGAAAGAAGGAGGTCGAGGATAAGTGGAAAAAGATCGAAACTGAGAGGAGGACAATGGAGGAGAGGATAAAGAGTGAAGTCAATAAAGTGgagattcagagacagagactgctgaggatggagaaagagaattgGGACAGAAAGGAGCCAAAGCCTGAAGCCTGTAACAATGATTCTCCTGGAAAGTGTGATgagagtagagacagacaagagactaaaccaaacaaaaacatgaatgtgGAAGAATGCACTCAGGACAAGACTGTAGGTCAAAAGAATAACGATAGCAAAGAATCAGAGACAAGAAAAGCACCCAAGATGCAAGTTGAGGGGACAGTGACTGAAAATGAACATGAAAAGGACGTTGACAATTCTCCATGGGACAGTGATGAGAGTGAGCGCAAGGTCACcacagagaaggaagaggcTAAATTGATCCAGAAAAATAAGGAAAAGGTGAAGATGCAGGACACAGACTTTGGTATAAATGACAAAGACAACATGGAGGATaaaatggagatggagatgaaagAGGTGGAGGCTCAGAGACTGCACctgcaagagaaggagagaaagctcAAGGAGGACGTGACAATGAAGAAAGAGAAGCACGCCTCAAAAATGAAAGAGGTTGAGGAAGGATGGAAAAATATTGAGGCAGAGAGGAAAACTGAAAATGAGAGGATGACATCAAGAAAGAAGGAGGTCGAGGATAAGTGGAAAAAAATTGATACTGAAAAAAGGAGAGTTGAAGAGGAATTGAAGGCGGTGCAGGAGAAAGTGAATCTCCTGAAAGCACAACTGCTGGAGGacaaaagaaagatggagatgcAGAGAAATGAGGAGGGAATGAGCAAGTCAAGGGTGGAGCAAGAGTGGAAGATCCttgagatggagaaaaagagaatggaggagaaaatggagatggagaggaaagaggtgGAGGCTCAGAGACTGCACctgcaagagaaggagagaaagctcAAGGAGGACGTGACAATGAAGGAAGAGAAGGACGCCTCAAAAATGAAAGAGGTTGAGGAAGGATGGAAAAATATTGAGGCAGAGAGGAAAACTGAAAATGAGAGGATGACATCAAGAAAGAAGGAGGTCGAGGATGAGTGGAAAAAGATCGAAACTGAGAGGAGGAcaatggaggagaggatagagacTGAAGTCAATAAAGTGgagatgcagagacagagactgctgaagatggagaaagagaattgGGACAGAAAGGAGCCAAAGCCTGAAGCCTGTAACAATGATTCTCCTGGAAAGTGTGATgagagtagagacagacaagagactaaaccaaacaaaaacatgaatgtgGAAGAATGCACTCAGGACAAGACTGTAGGTCAAAAGAATAACGATAGGAAAGaatcagagaaaagaaaagcaccCAAGATGCAAGTTGAGGGGACAGTGACTGAAAATGAACATGAAAAGGACGTTGACAATTCTCCATGGGACAGTGATGAGAGTGACTCCAAACTCATCCCTCTGAAAAAGACCACTctaaagaaaaagagaacatgTAAGGGCCAGATAATGGACATGGACAATGGTATAAAAAATGAAAGTCTCTTGGAAAAGAAAGGGCAAGTACTCATGGAAGCTGAAAAGAGGGCAGATGCAGCGGAacaggatgatgatgattcacCCTGGGACAGCGATGAGAGTGAGCGCAAGGTCACcacagagaaggaagaggcTAAATTGATCCAGAAAAATAAGGAAAAGGTGAAGATGCAGGACACAGACTTTGGTATAAATGACAAAGACAACATGGAGGATaaaatggagatggagatgaaagAGGTGGAGGCTCAGAGACTGCACctgcaagagaaggagagaaagctcAAGGAGGACGTGACAATGAAGGAAGAGAAGGACGCCTCAAAAATGAAAGAGGTTGAGGAAGGATGGAAAAATATTGAGGCAGAGAGGAAAACTGAAAATGAGAGGATGACATCAAGAAAGAAGGAGGTCGAGGATGAGTGGAAAaaaattgaaactgaaaaaaggaGAGTTGAAGAGGAATTGAAGGCGGTGCAGGAGAAAGTGAATCTCCTGAAAGCACAACTGCTGGAGGgcaaaagaaagatggagatgcAGAGAAATGAGGAGGGAATGAGCAAGTCAAGGGTGGAGCAAGAGTGGAAGATCCttgagatggagaaaaagagaatggaggagaaaatggagatggagaggaaagaggtgGAGGCTCAGAGACTGCACctgcaagagaaggagagaaagctcAAGGAGGACGTGACAATGAAGGAAGAGAAGGACGCCTCAAAAATGAAAGAGGTTGAGGAAGGATGGAAAAATATTGAGGCAGAGAGGAAAACTGAAAATGAGAGGATGACATCAAGAAAGAAGGAGGTCGAGGATGAGTGGAAAAAGATCGAAACTGAGAGGAGGAcaatggaggagaggatagagagtgAAGTCAATAAAGTGGAGATGCAGAGAAATGAGGAGGGAATGAGCAAGTCAAGGGTGGAGCAAGAGTGGAAGATCCttgagatggagaaaaagaggatggaggataaaatggagatggagaggaaagaggtgGAGGCTCAGAGACTGCACctgcaagagaaggagagaaagctcAAGGAGGACGTGACAAtgaaggaagagaaggacaCCTCAAAAATGAAAGAGGTTGAGGAAGGATGGAAAAATATTGAGGCAGAGAGGAAAACTGAAAATGAGAGGATGACATCAAGAAAGAAGGAGGTCGAGGATGAGTGGAAAAAGATCGAAACTGAGAGGAGGACAATGGAGGAAAGGATAGAGACTGAAGTCAATAAAGTGGAGATTCAGAGAAATGAGGAGGGAATGAGCAAGTCAAGGGTGGAGCAAGAGTGGAAGATCCttgagatggagaaaaagagaatggaggagaaaatggagatggagaggaaagaggtgGAGGCTCAGAGACTGCACctgcaagagaaggagagaaagctcAAGGAGGACGTGACAATGAAGGAAGAGAAGGACGCCTCAAAAATGAAAGAGGTTGAGGAAGGATGGAAAAATATTGAGGCAGAGAGGAAAACTGAAAATGAGAGGATGACATCAAGAAAGAAGGAGGTCGAGGATGAGTGGAAAAAGATCGAAACTGAGAGGAGGAcaatggaggagaggatagagagtgAAGTCAATAAAGTGgagattcagagacagagactgctgaagatggagaaagagaattgGGACAGAAAGGAGCCAAAGCCTGAAGCCTGTAACAATGATTCTCCTGGAAAGTGTGATGAGAATTACAGTAGAGACAGACAAGAGactaaaccaaacaaaaacatgaatgtgGAAGAATGCTCTCAGGACAAGACTGTAGGTCAAAAGAATAACGATAGGAAAGaatcagagaaaagaaaagcaccCAAGATGCAAGTTGAGGGGACAGTGACTGAAAATGAACATGAAAAGGACGTTGACAATTCTCCATGGGACAGTGATGAGAGTGACTCCAAACTCATCCCTCTGAAAAAGACCACTctaaagaaaaagagaacatgTAAGGGCAAGATAATGGACATGGACAATGGTATAAAAAATGAAAGTCTCTTGGAAGAGAAAGGGCAAGTACACATGGAAGCTGAAAAGAGGGCAGATGCAGCGGAacaggatgatgatgattcacCCTGGGACAGCGATGAGAGTGAGCGCAAGGTCACcacagagaaggaagaggcTAAATTGATCCAGAAAAATAAGGAAAAGGTGAAGATGCAGGACACAGACTTTGGTATAAATGACAAAGACAACAC agtggaggaggaaaataaagatgaggatgaggatgagctTGATTATGATGCGATGTGGAAGGAGGTCGAGGAGGCAGATGATCGAATGAAGCGGGAGGCGGCTCGTCGTTCACAGTTAAGCACAAAAACTGGGCCTACAGAGACACCAGAGAAAGAGGATGTGGATTTGTCATCTCCAAAAGGGATGACTGGAAAACAAATAGAGACCGCCAAAGCTACATGTTCATCTCCAAATGTGATCGTTCGAAAACAGTTGGTGCCGCCAATCGAGGAGGAAAATAAGAATCAGGATGAGGAAGACCCTCATTATGATGAGATGCGGCGGGAAATCGAGGAGGTGGAGAAAAGAATGAAGCAAAACAAGAAAAGTACAAAATAG